The Zalophus californianus isolate mZalCal1 chromosome X, mZalCal1.pri.v2, whole genome shotgun sequence genome window below encodes:
- the LOC118356578 gene encoding H/ACA ribonucleoprotein complex subunit 3-like: MFLQYYLSEQGDRVYTLKKLDPMGQQTCSAHPARFSPDDTYSRHRITVKKQAKVLMTQQPRPVL, encoded by the exons ATGTTTCTCCAGTATTACCTCAGCGAGCAGGGAGACCGAGTCTATACGCTGAAGAAGCTTGACCCTATGGGACAACAGACCTGCTCGGCGCATCCTGCTCGGTTCTCCCCAGATGACACATACTCTAGACACCGAATCACCGTCAAGAAACAGG CCAAGGTGCTCATGACCCAGCAACCACGCCCTGTCCTCTGA